The window ACTCATATCATTTTACACGTTGCACAGTGTTTGTCTTCAAGCCTGTTTTCTAACTTATTGCTATGGAATAGGAGTTAGAGTTTCACCAGTTTTGTTACCTCTGATCTGTTCAGCGGCatcacaaaaacttttatttctatgttttGCTTTATGTTACGGTATGTTTTTAACTTACCTGTACAAGCTGTTCGCCCAAAATTTTTCAGTGAGGTAATCTCGACAGTGGAAAGCGTTTTCGAACGCCAAGTAAAACTTGTATTCGCTTAACCTTTGAAACGATTCAGTCGTTCTATAGGCTGGAAAATTCGCCAGTGGGTAGCATTTTCCAAACTTATCAACTTTCAGGCCTTTCTATGGAGAAGAAAACAATACCGTTTACGTTTACTAAATGTTTTGCAGATTAAACTGATTTTAAAGCATAACGTCCAGTGTTTGCAACAGTTGTGTTTTCGAAGCaataacaagaaaataatttgcaagtgccttgtcaagtaatacaatataattgtttttaaatgtagATGAAATACCATATCACCTGGTCAAGCCTGAACACAAAGCGCGCACGCGCTCTAGCGCCGGCTGTCTTGTAGCAGTTGCTTACAACCCACGCCACATCATATTTCTTTTTGGCCAGCATATTTTCAACTTGACTATCGAGAAACGGTATATAGTCAGAAGTTCCATTATCTATATTGCGATGCACTACTTCAGCGTATGGTAAAAACACATCCGAATCTCTTCTGTAagcaaaaagttattttattatctGTAGAATAGCAATTATTCAGTTCGACATGCttgtttaacttaattttcgttgttttgtatACCGGTACCTGTAAGTCATGGTTGCGTTGAAGTAATTGTCGAATATTCTACCAATAGTAAGATTATAAAGATTTCTTGTTGTCCAAGGTGATTCTCGGCACCACCATACATAAATCTGTTTAGCATTTCTATTTGAATATAGAACAACAGGGTATAAGTAGGCAATATGGAACTAGTAACAGTATTTCTTGCGAAGGCGTATGAAATATGTTTAAGAAAGTTATATGTGATACCACTACGATCAAGATGATAATATGTATAAGTATATGCATGCGGTAAGCGCTAAATTGTATTTCTTTGTCATTCCCAAGTCGcaatgttaaattttataataaatattctTCTTGCCTTGTTTTCGGATCGGGCAATTCGTTTATGTTTTTGTAGTGGATGAGTATTGCATGGCTCTCTTTCGCCATCTGACGGTCAAAAATAATGTCGCAATCTccacatttttctttcttcatGAAAGGAATTGTTACCGATTCCGGTTTGTTCCACAGCAAGATCAATCTCTTTTCCCTTTAAATATTATAAAGGTAAAGTCAACTAAACATTCTATAAAGCTCTTTTTAAAACACCGAggaacaaaagaaaattaactACACCTCTTTAACGTTGTTCTGCTTTCAGCGAATTCTTTCTTTTGTCGTAAGTTTAGTAAAGAATCTGCTGAAGAATTTTCGgacaaattttaatcaatttgTCTTGCGAATGTGAAAGCCCAAGACTTTTAGTTTTACTGATGCGATGCACAATGGAAAAAAATATATCCTGCCTTCGGACGACTTACTGTTGTTATGGTTGTTGCTTGACACGTTTAACTTGGGTAGGTGTTTGGTAGTTTGATGTATCACATAAAGCAGACATATTCCGGAAGATATTAGAACTATTCGGTACAATGCCGCCCGACACAATCTGCGCACCATTGTATTCAAAGTTATCCCAGTCAACAACACTTAAGTTTCGTCTAATACTGTATGTAAGCACAACACAGGTAAAACTAATCAAATAGTAGCAAATTGTGTTTAACTCTCAGTCACTAGACTTTCCACCTTCCTACTTATTTTTGCTCTTTCTAAAGCTAAGGTATCCTGATATTGTTATAGTTTACACCAAACTTGACTAAGCAAATTGCAACTAACTTAAAGATCATCACAATTAACAGGTGATTTGTGCCTAGATAATTTACCATTTCAAACAGTCCGTCGCACTCGCACTAAAGCATAACTCACCTTTGCAAAAGATGTTTTAATACTCTGTCAACAGAGAGCACACTTTGGTTTGTTGGCTGCATCGTTGTTGCTGAAAACTCTTCTAAATGATCAAAGTCACTAGATTTTAACCCCATTATGGAACAATATATAGCTCTTAGGTAACACCATGATAATCTATACATATAAAAAAGCTTCAGTAACTCAAGTAATAAGTAGTTAACCGTACAACCTCAATGTAAATTAATATTCTTCTGAGTTTTGCTTAACTTTTATCATTCTTTGCTATACGCACTTTGTGTAAAATACTACTCTGATGTAATATTATAACTCGACTGCTATTTATGCTGTTGAATGCGTTGCATCGCTCATAGCTATTCTGTAAAAGCTAACGGTATCTACTCTACCATGATACAACATACTTTCAATAGTTTTCTCTAAGGTCGTCTTATCCCGAGGGCATTTCTTCGAAGTAACCATGCTGGCAAGAGTTGCGCTGCAAGTTATATTTAAAAGACATCTGGGCTTCCATGCGACTTAAAATGCCatattttttatgcaatcATTTTTTAATAACCAGGTTCGGTTTATGTATACACCTACAATAGTATAtaataggcctaggcctatgtCTTCTACAAATACACAAAAAAGTATGTGATTATCTTTATTGAACAACAATCCCTGACagaaaaaaagatttaaagacataaataaagaaatggcggaatttgtaaaaaaacaaatttattttctattatATAGGCGGGGTTACCATatcgtccttatttctaagatttgtccttattttgaaggtccgtgtcttagaaaatacttttttccacgaaatgtccttatttttatttgcatccttattttcgtcttatttttaggttcgtattttgggcattttgacacctttagtataccatttcaaagagatacaaaaattgagaacatgcaaatagtatctcgattttttcaattttggaacattgattgccttcttcTGTTGTGCACTGCTTAAGGTAGTATTCTTTTTTTGCTTCctgttcgtccttatttttgagtccagaccgatggcaaccctgattatAGGCACtagtataaatttatttattactatcGTTAGCTATATTTTACTACAagttttctgaaacaaaagtTTCAACGAGGGAATACCACAATAGCCCGttttgcttgctttgtgaTCTCAGCTTACATCTTCAAGTATACAAACGCTTGTTATTAATTCTCTCATTTTGATTCACGTTCGCTTAATGCGCTACTGAGCAGGTTTTCCTATTTCATTAGGACTACGTCACCAGAGAACAAAGGTAACTCGAAATTAACCAACAGACACTGCCAAATTGAATAGCCTTTAGTTCAATTCAATGACATTAAgtgattttgttttcatttattctTGCAACTTGCAATAGAAGCGATCAGCAGCATATAGCCTATTTGTTATGAGCAGTGTTATGCAAAAGCTGGAACCTTAAcggttttctttgttttatttttgcttaataTTCGATTAGCGATCGCTATTTAACAGTCGTAAGCAGGGCAGCTTATAATTTATGCCTAAATGAGAAATAGATTACTATATGATAATGGTGATAGTCACCTCATGATCATCATACAACGCGTGCATCATTTAGTCTTAAAAACATCTCTGCTTTCAACCAAATACAGGATGTGGGAATATAAGGAAAGCGAACAGGTAATCTTTTACCAACTAAAATATACATATTGTGTACATGTGCATAACAACATCATCACGAGTACAGGttgttttagtttatcttcttagtgttaattgtttttttctgtGAATTCTACAGTTTTGATCACTCAAGCAGCAACCAAACCTTTCACATCACGTATGGGAAAACGAACTGAAGGTAAACTAAAAGAACCTTTACCGTGGTCAAAGTTGTTTCACCTGTGTAACTTATGTGATTTGCATGCAAGTTGTAGTACAGACAAATTCCATACTTTCTATACTTCGGTTCTATAAAGCGTCAAGCACATTTTAGCGCTATAAATGAGAAGTCCTATTATgcagttatcgttaaaaaatcTTTAGATTTGGATGATTATGACTACATTAGGTTACATTTTAAGATACAATTCATCTCAGAAGATcgctattttttttattttgttgcacTTGCGTCACACTTGTCGACGCTCTTGATGACTCCTACTGCCACCGTTTGCTTCATATCACGAACGGCAAAACGACCTGGAAATAAATAtgcaatatatatatgtgttgCTATATGTGTAggctatttaaaaaattagaaTTGTGTCATTATCATGTTGGTTAATATTGTGGATGtagttgttgatattttgctGATGATGTAACCTATAGTTCCGAATTCTGGATCTCCATTAACTTGGACGCTTAACTTATAAATGTTGTCGGTAGTTTTTATCTTGTAATCGGTTTCAGTATAAGCGAacagttaattttaaaacagtatTCTATCTAGCTATTTTGTATTGAACTTGCCCAGTGGAGGAAACTCCGAAAACTGCTCAACACACATGGGTTTGCTTGGCACCAGTGTGACTATTCCAGCGTCGCCCTTTTTCAAAGACTTTGGATTTTTTTCCAATACCTTACCAGACCTTTTATCCAGTTTCTCATCAAGTGTTGCAAACTGTACATTTATAAACATAAGTCTACAGTTTTGGTCACATAACTACGGTATTTGACGCATGAGCATAACTGACCTTGCAAGCGATATGGGCGGTATGACAATCTAACACAGGTGTGTAGCCTGCATGTATTTGAATTCGATGGTTCATAATAATGACCTAAAAGGTACCGTTATGTATTTTGAAGCAGTATCACAAATAGGTATAGTGTTGAGAAAAGTTCAGTTCAACATACCTGAGCTTTGAAGCTTTTTGCTTCCATCGGGGgattattttttttgtcacCGGCCACCATTCCTCGCTTCAAATCCTTCACTGAAAGACCTTTCACGTTAAAGCCAACGTTGTCTCCAGGAAGACCTTCCGGGAGACTTTCGTGGTGCATTTCAACTGATTTAACTTGAGCAGTAAGTTGCCCAGGGCTAAAAGAAGCAACCATTCCTGGTTTCATACTTCCAGACTCAATGCGACCAACCGGTACAGTGCCAATTCCTAATGTTATTACATAGCAATTCCATtgtgtaatattttttgttttgagtttTAAACTATTTAACTCTCCGTAtcaaaaaaggttaaaataaCTTAGTACAAAAACTGAACGGATCAATCAAAAAGTCCGACTGGCTGTGGTGTCGTGCATATTTCCCCACCAATAATCTTTGTAAGATTGAAAACTTTTCGTAGGTAGGTTGCCTAAAATTAGCGATAAACTTACCGCCAATTTTGTAAACATCTTGCAAAGGCAATCTCAAAGGCTTGTCAGTTGGTCTTTGAGGAGGTAAAATAGAATCGAGCACTTCAAATAAAGTCTTTCCAGAAGCGTTACCTTCCCTTCTTTCCATGGTCCATCccttttcaaaaaaagcaaaattcaaAACTACAACTCTCTGTGCAGTAAAGGTCATTACTGAAATTTGAACTCAAATTGGACATTAGGCCTATTTACCTTAAACCAAGACATTTTTGCGGATTCTTCCAGCATGTTATCTCCATGCCAACCAGAAATAGGGACAAATGCAACTGATTTTGGATTGTAGCcaactttttttattaaactcGAGACCTCCTTTTCAATTTCTTGATAACGAGCCTTAGTGTGATTGTTCAATGATGTTTGATAAGGAATTGATACTCGTTTAGTGACACGAAAGCTTATAATGTTGCCAAATCACTGTTACTATAAcctgtttttgtaattttaaattttcaaaaactctTAATCAAATATTCCTGCAATACTTCACTATAAGGTGGTTCTGTTGAATCCATTTTGTTAACTGCAACGATCATCTGTTTAACGCCCAGTGTATAAGCAAGCAGAGCATGTTCTCGAGTTTGTCCGTTTTTGGAGATGCCTGCTTCGAATTCTCCTACGCCAGCTGCTACTATCAGAACGGCACAATCagccttaaaaaaaacaaaaatttcagcatAATTTTAACCTTCTCCAGCtttgaaaataattcatttaatTTCGTATTTTTGTCATTGACTCTTTTTGACCTGTGAAGTTCCAGTAATcatgtttttaatgaaatctCTGTGTCCAGGTGCATCAATGACAGTGATGTAGTATTTTTCTGTTTCGAATTTCCACAAAGCGATGTCAATGGTAATTCCTCGTTCTCGTTCAGCCTTCAGCTTGTCAAGTACCCAAGCGTACTTGAAAGATCCTTTTCCCatcttcaataaaaaatgtagatGAAGAAAAACTGTCAGCCTTAGTACAATTTTGGGTTAAAGTTTGAATAAGTTTAATAAGacacaaatattaaaatattaataaatgtCTTCGCAACAAATGTTACATTCCACTAAAATGACGTATATTGATGGTTTAACCCTATCCAAAACGGGctcgcgacattactattttaactaggtgtggccgacactgcacacaaattttcaatcgtaaTTACTCAAAAACGTTGCGTCATAAACTGATTGGAATTTtgcaggttagtagcaaaaacatctggcttctcGTATACATTataatcagggttgccataccgtccttatttctaagatttgtccttattttaaaggtccgtgtattagaaaatatgtttgtccttttttctaagaaatgtccttattttcactttcgtccttatttttaaggcggaggtgggcacttttgtccttattttgggcattttgtcacctttacgataccattttgtaccaaagagataacaaaattatgaacatgcagataatgtcttgtttttttgtttttttttaggaacattggttgctttcttttgttgtacactgtttaaggtggtattcctcgttcgttttctagtcgtccttatttttgagttgagactgatggcaaccctgattataattgtaaaactaaagaatgTGCATTTAGTGTAATTTAACTATTTCTACAAGGGATACATTTCTAGATGTGTTTCTTGTTATGCCGGGCCCCCGTTCTgtggaaaaccagctgaccgcgagaagagaacacaATAGAAAAAGTTAGTCGAGTTTGTAGTGCgcaaatgagtaaacgaaaacgatacacTTCAATGCGGAAAAAGAGCGAAGTTATGAACTCATGACAATTTctcaaaaatgacaaaatccaactttataaaacaaaaatggacAGGTAGCTCAACATGTTTTAGGAAAATTCATCAAATTCCTAGTTTTTACAGCAAATAATGCAATCGTACTCCAcattttgctgtgactgtgtgcagaAGAAGCCACACCTAGTGTAAATAGCGTTAAACTAGAACAAAATTGTGTTAAAATGTCACACAAGCTGCTCCTATCCAACGCAGCAGTTGACTGTCGTGCGGTTGTATACTCTTGTTACAAAGTTAGGAAAGTTGTACATGGGGCGAAGGAAAGGGACAGAAACACCGCATGATTTTGAACAGTATATGGCAGTCGTGATAgtaaaatgtaataatttataaattggcattctTAATAAGCATTGTGTGCGTCTCCAATTAGATTCAattgaatatttaaacaaGTGTGTTATTCTGGGTTAAATCCGTTATTCTAACAATGTGTTTCAAGTGTTTCAagtgtttcaagtagcattgtattgTATCGTGTGTAACGTAGATGGTACTTGTGATGAAAAGTGTATGACGTAGAAATGTACATGTGACGTGTTACACGTAGCATGGCAAGCAACACAGGTTTGTCGTCCATTGGTTGAATACAGCggtataaaaactaaggtgTGGTTAAAATCGCCCTTCTTGTCTCTTCTCATAGTATCAGTTTATCTTCTGGATTATTCATTAAAATTCTTactgaattgaagttatagctttatttgaatgtgaaaggatgatgaaaatgtttctgatATGACTACGGATATCTGATTATATCCGATCTGATGTGACTatatttcggacaatataacaattagactttatgattGTTAtgctgatttaaagaaacaattagagaaagcaggcgcaacggagtcaaagacacaACTGTTTAGaagttctaaaagaaaaactaagaacatttggctttaggccaaccttacAACAATcaacatcgccatccccacaagtaaataattaattctaTGTTATTTAAAGATAAACAACAGTTAGTTACATAAATTGAAAGATTTTGCATTTTACAAAAGCATTATCGATGTGTAAAGGCTGCAGGCAATTTTGATTTCATAATAGAGTGAGGTTATTGTAAATCTTTTTGCTTCTGCTACTCGGATGCCACCAAAGAGGCGCCAGCAGCTCGATGACGTACATGGTTTATCACAGATTAGGttaattctattttttataaaaacaaccaAGTAGTCCAAAACTCTGAAAACTTGTACCTCTGCTGCTTCTTTTTCGAACTTTTCGATTGTTCTCTTGTCAATGCCGCCACATTTATAAATCAGGTGACCGGTGGTGGTCGATTTACCAGAATCGACGTGTCCAATCACCACAATATTGATATGTATCTTTTCTTTTGGCATTTTCACGTTGATGCGTAGTAATATGATCGCATAAGAGAATCTAGGGTTATGCaggaaaagaaaacaatatttGATATTGCCAGTTATTGCAATTATGTAGATAACTCATAGTGACTGATACCAAATTTAGTTTTATATCAGCTTCTAAATCCACTCTAACATATTGTGTTTTTTGGTACTGTTGTTGTTTTACTTTGGAgggtgactatttcaccattGGTAGGTCAAGCAActcgttgttaaagataaagGCCTCCGCCACCGTTTAGTTATAATATATCAACTTTCGATTCAACATGCTAGCCAATTGTTCTTTAGTGTGTACAAATACTGGGTTATTTTGAGCGGAAATTCGGTTGaatattttgatgaaaaaatagCCTATTCATTCATTGCGGTTTTCTTATTGCAGTCGAAGTGTTTTAGCGTACAAATGCAAGTATTTTTGTACTCAATAAAAGGAGTAACTTTTATCATTGCATTTTTACCCCAGGGAGTTGTTTAGTGGCATTGTTTAGCATGGGCATTGCATGCTTACCAGTGGGCATTTCAAATCGTTTTTTTCATCCCGGCATATTTCATCCAAAAATCTGCTGGTAGATGTGGATGTATCAATCGAACTTTTCTGtattaaaaagcttttttgtCTATTAGAGTTACTGACAATTCATTTTAGGTTGAACGCTGTGTTGTTTTTGACTGACAATTTTTATTCGATTTGACTTGCTTTTGCACTTCAACCTTACTTTAAGCGCATATGCTTTTGTGACATTCTATGCACACAGttgcttttttgatttttcggtGTTTTATACTGCTCGCTAAGGCGGTCGCTTCTGTTTGTAATTAGTGATGCCAAACTATGGGAAAGTGGATAAATTGCAAGGGATTTATAGCAGTAAAATAAACTCCCGAGCTAACTTCGGTAACATGAGACTGGATTCAGAAATCATAGAGATTATTTagttcattgtaagtactatGACCACTttccaaaacaaaaacgaGCAACGTCTCtggatttttttgttaacGTCTGTAGCCTGACCTGTGCTTCCCTCTCGTATTCTGTGCCTTATGTTTTGTATGATCGTTAGCATTAATTCACAGTAAATTTTAGCAGAAGATATGATTATGTATAATCATTTCCTGTATATCCGTTTGCGTGTTGTTGTCACAACAAGCATTTCAGTTACCTCACATTATATAACACACCGTAAAACGTAGAGTGTTTGTTGGTTAAGAAAGTAATGGCAAACATTGTAAGAATATCTATCGTCATAACGCTTTTCTTTCATTCAACTGACGTCAGTTTTGGCCCAATAAGGCATTTTGGTTAGACATAGTTGTACTTAATTTATGCTTTTAACCAAAAACCAGAAACAGTTGCTGTCAACTTGTGAACGTTCAATTATTCTATGATTACCATGTACTtttctgtatatttcaattacacTTTATTGTCTACCTGCTTAGAACCGCGTCAGATTGAAATGAATATCTTGGTCTAGTTAGAGTTAAAAACGCCATGTATATAGAAATTAACCAGcgtttttactaaaaaaacctTTACCGTAGTCACAATTGTTTCACTTGTGTAACTTATATGATTTGCATGCAAGTTTTTGTATAAACAAATtccatattttttatatttcaattctATAAAAAGCGTCCATGACATTTTAGCACTATAAGTGAGACGTCGAATTTTgcagttatcgttaaaaaatctttaaatttgCATGAATATGACTACATAAGGCTACGTTTTAGGATACAAGTCATCTCAGAAGATCgctactttttcttttttgttgcatttgctTCAACCTTTTCGACGCTCTTGACCACTCCTACTGCCACCGTTTGCTTCATATCACGAACGGCAAAACGACCTAGAACGAAATATGCAATATAATAAATGTTGctatttgtatatatattaaattaaaattgtgccGATATTATATTGGCTGATAATGTCGATGTGGGTCTTGATATTTTGTTGATGACGTAGCGTCGTAGCCTATAGGTCCGAATTCTGGATCTCCATTAACTTGGACGCTTAACTTATAAATGTTGTCGGTAGTTTTTATCTTGTAATCGGTTTCAGTATAAgcgaaaaatgaaattaattttaaaacagtatTCTATCTAGCTATCCTGTTCTGGACTTGCCCAGTGGAGGAAACTCCGAAAACTGCTCAACACACATGGGTTTGCTTGGCACCAGTGTGACTATTCCAGCGTCGCCATTTTTCAAAGACTTTGGATTTTCTTCCAATACCTTACCAGACCTTTTATCCAGTTTCTCATCAAGTGTTGCAAACTGTACATTTATAAACATAAGTCAACAGTTTTAGTCACATAACGACGGTGTTTGACGCATGAGCATAACTGACCTTGCAAGCGATATGGGCGGTATGACAATCTAGCACAGGTGTGTAGCCTGCATGTATTTCCTTTGGATGGTTCATAATAATGACCTAAAAGGTACCGTTATGTATTTTGAAGCAGTAACACAAATAGGTATAGTGttgaaaaaagttcaaatTTAAGATACTTGAGCTTTGAAGCTTTTTGCTTCCATCGGGGgattattttttttgtcacCGGCCACCATTCCTCGCTTCAAATCCTTCACTGAAAGACCTTTCACGTTAAAGCCAACGTTGTCTCCAGGAAGACCTTCCGGGAGACTTTCGTGGTGCATTTCAACTGATTTAATATCAGCTGTAACTTGACTAGGGCTAAA of the Clavelina lepadiformis chromosome 7, kaClaLepa1.1, whole genome shotgun sequence genome contains:
- the LOC143464760 gene encoding 4-galactosyl-N-acetylglucosaminide 3-alpha-L-fucosyltransferase FUT6-like isoform X2, with translation MYRLSWCYLRAIYCSIMGLKSSDFDHLEEFSATTMQPTNQSVLSVDRVLKHLLQRLCRAALYRIVLISSGICLLYVIHQTTKHLPKLNVSSNNHNNNSLLNLRQKKEFAESRTTLKREKRLILLWNKPESVTIPFMKKEKCGDCDIIFDRQMAKESHAILIHYKNINELPDPKTRNAKQIYVWWCRESPWTTRNLYNLTIGRIFDNYFNATMTYRRDSDVFLPYAEVVHRNIDNGTSDYIPFLDSQVENMLAKKKYDVAWVVSNCYKTAGARARARFVFRLDQKGLKVDKFGKCYPLANFPAYRTTESFQRLSEYKFYLAFENAFHCRDYLTEKFWANSLYSGAVPIVWGAPKQDVERLAPRNSFIHVDDFASVGDLVKHIQDLSQNEEAYKKFFEWRFDMAKKKSKNVDEFNNWIFSRNQTFGFCELCRLLHSDRRNNHKTIPSMQEWWYSTENPDCLESFEESYQKLAN
- the LOC143464760 gene encoding 4-galactosyl-N-acetylglucosaminide 3-alpha-L-fucosyltransferase FUT6-like isoform X1, producing the protein MYRLSWCYLRAIYCSIMGLKSSDFDHLEEFSATTMQPTNQSVLSVDRVLKHLLQRLCRAALYRIVLISSGICLLYVIHQTTKHLPKLNVSSNNHNNTDSLLNLRQKKEFAESRTTLKREKRLILLWNKPESVTIPFMKKEKCGDCDIIFDRQMAKESHAILIHYKNINELPDPKTRNAKQIYVWWCRESPWTTRNLYNLTIGRIFDNYFNATMTYRRDSDVFLPYAEVVHRNIDNGTSDYIPFLDSQVENMLAKKKYDVAWVVSNCYKTAGARARARFVFRLDQKGLKVDKFGKCYPLANFPAYRTTESFQRLSEYKFYLAFENAFHCRDYLTEKFWANSLYSGAVPIVWGAPKQDVERLAPRNSFIHVDDFASVGDLVKHIQDLSQNEEAYKKFFEWRFDMAKKKSKNVDEFNNWIFSRNQTFGFCELCRLLHSDRRNNHKTIPSMQEWWYSTENPDCLESFEESYQKLAN
- the LOC143465421 gene encoding elongation factor 1-alpha-like; its protein translation is MPKEKIHINIVVIGHVDSGKSTTTGHLIYKCGGIDKRTIEKFEKEAAEMGKGSFKYAWVLDKLKAERERGITIDIALWKFETEKYYITVIDAPGHRDFIKNMITGTSQADCAVLIVAAGVGEFEAGISKNGQTREHALLAYTLGVKQMIVAVNKMDSTEPPYSEARYQEIEKEVSSLIKKVGYNPKSVAFVPISGWHGDNMLEESAKMSWFKGWTMERREGNASGKTLFEVLDSILPPQRPTDKPLRLPLQDVYKIGGIGTVPVGRIESGSMKPGMVASFSPGQLTAQVKSVEMHHESLPEGLPGDNVGFNVKGLSVKDLKRGMVAGDKKNNPPMEAKSFKAQVIIMNHRIQIHAGYTPVLDCHTAHIACKFATLDEKLDKRSGKVLEKNPKSLKKGDAGIVTLVPSKPMCVEQFSEFPPLGRFAVRDMKQTVAVGVIKSVDKCDASATK